The sequence below is a genomic window from Ferrimicrobium acidiphilum DSM 19497.
GACATCCCAAGAGGCGGTGTCCTTTCATCACCGCAGGAATACATGGCGCCTCATGGCGCACCTTAACCACATGAAATGGATCGAGACAGATTTGGGCGTTAGGTGCCTTCTCGCGGAAGGCCTTGGCAAAGGCTGGACCGAGATCCATGGTGGCTGCTTTGATCTTGGCAATCCGTTCTTCACCCAGGTCATCGAAGAATTCATCTAGGCTCTTGGCACTTTTCCCCTCTGCCCCGTAGACGATCTTGCCCGTCTCGTGATTGGTGACAAGCGTTAAGTAGTTGTGGTGTTTGCGATAACTGATCTCGTCAACCCCGAGAATGAAGAGGTCATCAAGACGGTTGGGATCGAGCTCTTGGCGTGACGACTCGTTCACAGATCGTTCCTACCGTACGCCAGGCGACTCTGAGCAGTTTTGTCATGCGTGGTCCGAGTCATTTGGTACGGTCATCTTGGCGCATCCCCAAGCTACCAAGTGCTCGAAGTCCCTCGTAAACCGCGACTCCCCAACTGGTCGGGCAAATGGTACTGCCTCAGTGATCACCCCGTGAGTTGGACACCGGAGTCGTCTCAGTTGGCACGAGAGCCACGTCTGGTGAGTCCCGATGTCGAGGTGTCTCCATCGTGAGTCGAGCGTTCTCGTGTCATAACAGGCCCGGGTCGCATAGGAGCACTTAGGGCATACCAACCGCGATCGGGTAAGCCTGAGCTTTACCAGCAGTTCGTGTGGACGAACTAAAACCTCGATGACGGTGACACTGCGAAGCCCCAGCATCTGCTTAACTAGAGAGGTAGCGCGCACGGTTCTGAACTCCTTTTTGATGGGTTTCCAACACCAAATTTAGAGCTCAGAAACCGTGCGCGTTTCTTATGTGGCTATTTCAGCCTCAAATACCCCCACTGAACTGGGGCTATGGATCAGATCCAGGCCAAATCTATCCACATGAATATCAATAGAGCCGGATTATGGTCTAACCAATAACCTCACACGGCACTCAACGATGTAAACATCCTCGTCAATGACCATCACCAGTACAGCCAGTATTACCAGGTCCGCGGCAGAAGATTAAGTGCGACGCCGTACGATTCGAACGCGGCTACTGCAGCCAGCACCAAGAGTACAACCCGGATCGCTAAGACACGTCGTGTTACGACGAATGCACCCAACACACAACACGCCGCCACGCCGAGCCAGATCGGGAGAAGGTAGCCGGGAACAGCTGGCAAAACAGCCTTGCTCGAAGGAAGGGACCGAACCTGAAAGTTGCTCGGCGCCGAACTATGCACAGATGAATTCGCCGCCAGGGTAGCTCCAATCGAGAGCACACCACGAACAATAAACCTGTCAGCAGCGGAGTACAGAGGAGTACAGGTGGTCAGGGTAATATACCAACCTCGCAGAGGCTGCAACACAGACACATCGGTAGGCGATACTACCGCGCGATCTACGACCCGATAGACCCAGACATGCTTTCCAACCTCCAGCACGATCCTGTCACCAATACCCACGTCCGGCAAATTGTAGAACGGATGCAACCACGTCGTTCGGTGTCCCGCTAGGGCTATATTACCGGCGTTTCCAGGCATTGCCGTTCCTGCGTAGTGGCCTGGACCCTCCTCCAACTGAACCTTCTGGGCGCCCTCGACAACGACATCGTTAAGTATTCCAGCCGAGGGAATACTTAACCTCGCGATAGGTGTGCCTGTCGGTATCTCCGTCGGCCAACGAACCTGCGGAATCGAGCTATCAGTTGATCCAAGCGGGAGTGACTTCGTCTTCAAACCTTTGGCTAACGCCCGCTGAAGACGATCCTGTGCCACAACAGCCGAATGATGACTCACAAACAGAGCATAAGGTACAAAACCGAGCACATAGATTCCAGCACACATGAGCACCACAGCGAGAATCCTGACAATGCGCCTATAATTCACATCTCTCCAAAAGACCATCAACACGTCACAAAGACAACTCTAGTTCGCATTCGTGCTCACAGGACGGCGACCCACAGAATCGAAAACGGGCAACACCTTCCAGAATGCCACCCTTACACCAGACATCGAATCCCATATCGGTGTGCAAATATGACCTACTCCTAAATCCAGAACTTATACAATCGACGGATACATCGCTACGCAACTCTCCCACAATCCCACCCATTGCTAAGTCGGCTGACCTCCCAAGCACTACCATCGACCACAAAGGCACGCAAAGCACCAAAGATATCCTGTCTGATAACCATCAATTCAAGGAACGCTCTCCCTCTCGAACTCAATGCCAGGGCAAGAATCCAGCATAGTTAGCATCTCGTCAACCGACCAGGTAACACCATCACAACGGCGAAATAACAACCAACCTCAAAATGCACCACTAAATAAGCAACGCTATTTCGACCCGATACAGCAGTTCCAACAACCAGTACACCATCACATATGCGAAACCTCCAAACAACCTTGACCAATTATATAATTGACATTACGAATGCGAACAGACCGCATTATTATCACTAGCCTAAATACTAGCCCTCGCATATCTCGCCACCTAGCAACGACATAGCACGATCTACTGATTAGCCTTTATGACCGGCACAAATGCGTAAGTAAAGGGCGCCGTCGCTGCAGGTGCATATAACACATGAGCAACATACCCACCAGGCTGACGCAAAAAATAACGCGAAGAACGCTTTACACCAGCGATCTTAAAACTTACAACACCATCAACATTTGTTCTTCCACGCATGACTATATGTCTCGGACCAGAATACAACGGGGTATTTTGCTGTCCTTCCCATAAAAAAACAGGCCGTCCCACCTCGGGACCACAACTTGAAGTCAATCTAGCAGTAACCTGTAACTGTAGCCCAAGTCTATTAACTCCAGTGAGTACGAACTTAGTAGCGCTACAGGCCTTCCAATTACCGAGCTCAAACAGATCTTGTCCGTTGACGGTATCGTTCGTAGTTAACGGCCTGAATTGTGATAAGTCATTCGATACGTTCCGAAAAAGCTGCTTATCGCCATTGGTGTAGCCCATGATAAGATAACCAGCACTCGCCTGCCTCATCGAAAGCGCCAATTGACGCGCCGATGTTCCACTATAAGGTAAACGAACAAGGCCCCGAGTAAAGCGAGTCCCTACAAGAGGATAAGTGAACATCGGAGAGTCTAGGCCACTAAAAGCGATGGTGGAGCCAACTGGCAACCTATCGACTGCGGCATACTGGGGCCAAGGTTCAATTACCTTGTTGGCATTTCCATTTATGGCAACTTTAACAAGTTGCGATATCGTAAGATAAGTAGGATATCCATCTACATTAGCTGAATATACCGTAGGTGTATTGGCCCAAACTAGTGTCACAAACGTTAAGACGACAAAACTAACACGTAAAGCTGCATCTGCGTAACGGAGTAGACGATAGCGGGCCATCTGGAATCTTTCCAGGATAACTGCGAAACCACTAGAAGCTAGAACAAATAGGGACATTGAATATCTCGCCATCCACGGCTCACTAGTTAGAACCAATACAATGATCACCGGTAGACACAAAAACCAAAAGAACTCCCATTTATAACGAAACGTATATATCAGCAGATATATGAGAGCTGGCGCCAAGATGAACAACCATTGCAGTCCAAAACCGCCAGGTCGAGAGTCGTAGTAATACGGGTGGTGCTGTAAATCAGTCAGCCATGACACGACAACTTGCCCTAGGTACCCCAACGGCGCAGATTTAATACCTTGCGGTACATTATTTCCAATAATGAGCTGCTGAATAGTACCGTATCCATGGAAACCTAGCAAGTCAATCGGATAAAATGGATTTTTCCAGACAATCCATGCACGGATATACCAAAATGCACCGAGAGCAACCACAGGAAAGGTGAGCACGACGGCTGCAACACCAAATTTTGGACCCGAAGTATCGGTTGTCCCTCTCAGGTATTGTGTGATTGCTGCAATCGCGACTGGAGCGATAATAACTAAGTTGTCTGACTTAACACCTGTCGCCAAGCCAAGTGCGCACCCCGAGAGAAAAAGATAGCCAAGCAATCCGGGCGCACTGCCACCAGCATTTCGTTTCCCATGCCAAACGTTGATAACAAACAAAAGTGATGCAACTACTGTTGTTCCGGCAGCAATATCAACGTAGGCGGTCGAAGACTCCAAAAATATTGGCGGAAGCGTCATGAAAGCTAAAGCAGCAATTGCTGCATAGCGAGGTCGTACGTTGAGTAATCGACTAAGAACATACCCTGATATCGCGCCCAGCATCACAAAGGCGAAATTGACGAATGGCGAATAACGTAGAGTATGCAAGAAGGCACCTAGCCATGCGACCAGTACTCCCTGATCAGATGGATAGGTATCCGCAAAGATACTTTGATCGCTCTGAACGATCGCGTGGTGTTGAAGCCAGGTTGCTGGCCCAATAAGATGGTAACTCAAACTATCGTAGGACACCATCGGGAGTCTGATGATTTCGATAGACTGCCACGTATATTCAACCAAGACGGCTATAACAAGTAACACAATAAGAGGACTGGTGATGAGTCTTCGGACAGAGCCGCCGAACTGCCTCATGATGGTGAACAAGGTGGCGAAGGGATTACGTCCACGTCTTCGTAAAATCACGAGTTCCGTGATCGTTGTCATCAAAGCAAGTCCAGTGAGGGTATAAGCGTCAAGTTCACGAAAAACTAAGCCTGCCACCAATCCCTCTACGACAGTTTCGGCGAGTGCAATGACAAGCGTTCCCAGGACTATCATCGACGAGCTGTCAAAGTCCAACGATGCAGCAACCGATGCCGCACCTATTAGCGTGGCAACCAACGAGGCTACCAGGAGGACTATGTCAATGATGATCAACGGCGACTATCCTAGATTTAGACTGGGCGAATGCTGCTTCAGAGCCAATTGTAGTAGCAACCGTGGCGAGAGGTGCTACCCCTTGCTGACAGCCAATGATTGAGCACAATAAGATATTAATTCCTCGGCCGTCCCGTTTGATATTGGACGGCCCCTTGAGCCCGGTCCACTTCGTCTGTGACGACTACCATTTCCATTCTACTTGTCTCGCCTCTATGCTGTATCGGACCCCGAGTAGTTCCCCACAAGTTGTGTACTCGGTGTTTGCTTAACGTAAGCGAGAACCATTCTCTTTAGGTGTCACGTCCTAGCCTTCAAGGGCCACACACCCGTGCAGGCTGAAGGTAACCGAGGGAGACATCCGCTTAAGGTCTAATTTGTAGTTGCTACGAAATTCATTGGTCAACAATTGCGCTTCGGCGACTTGAGATAAACGGTTCGTCATTCAAAAGCTCACCCCCTAGCCTTGACTTTAAGCAATTCACACATCGCGTTGGTGCCAGGATGAACCTGGACTGATAAACTAAAATGCAATACCCTTGTCAGAGGCCGAATTCAAAAGAGCCCGCGAGATGAACTCTGGTCTGTTGTTCATTCTGATGTAGACCAGGACAACACGTTCGGCCACAATCCCATCGAGGGCCGGGATGACTCCGTCGGTGTCAGTCGAGCAATCCACGGGGGGGGGTTACCAGCTATTCTCTTGACAACTCATCGATGACGTTGAATAGTTTTATGCCCTCCTCTGGTCTCTCTCCTCTCACCCCTACATGTCTTGGCATTCTCCTTAGTGTTGCCGAGAACCGTGTCCCGTTGGGTGACTGGTTTTGATATCGCCGATTCAGTGAAAACAAGCCTCTACACTACAAGTGTCATGGCTAAGCGGAGTGCTGAAGCCCATTTTGTCAGCCGAGCCCTCTACCACCAAACACATCACCGTCAATGCCACCCATATCTCGGGGTCGTCGACACTGACCTTGAAGCGAACCAAAACTTCTGGGCTTGGACGTGAGGTTGACCCGCAAAGATCCAGTCACATAAACATCCCTTCCTGGCATTCATCTCGCGCTTCAAATAGTGGTCATCGGGCAAGCGAACTCTGGGGGATCCTCTGTACATACACGCTACCACGTGTGGACGTGACATAACAGATGATATCACCTGGGGTGGCCGTCGTGCAGGCCATCCCACTGACCAACCCATCCAGATTCTTAAGCGAACCAACTTTCTTGACTTTGCCGGCACGTAGTGAGTAGAAAACCCCGACATCGCTGATGACTACGTAATCTCCATTGTTCAAACTCGCTACAGCAGCCAAGGAACTTGACGTCACATCGATAGAAGAAGTCCAATGATCGGTTTTCCATCGGAGGTACCTACCTTCATTATCCACGACTACACAACTCATGCTGTCAAGACAGGCAATAGCTACCATGGATGCTCCGGGATCGATGGCCACTGGTTTTGTCCACTTTTCACCATTCCAATGACTGACACCGCCGCCAACAGCGAAGCAAGACTGACTTGACTGACAACTGATGGATAACGCCGAACCCCACGCATTGACAGCAGTCGACCACGCCTCTCCGGAGAAGAGATATGCATCGCCAAGTCCATCTATCGCAGCGCAGAAACCATCAACCGCACAGCCCAATCCCGTAAGCACATGCCCCAACGACAGCCCTACAGGCCTCTGCCACTTTCCGTTCACCAATTCAACAACGTCGCGGGAAAACAGAATTGCCATGCAGCGATCACCAGAGAAACAACTGACACTAGCGCTACCAATCCCTGCGTTTTTGACACGCACCAATGGCGATTGGCCAAGCTCCACGACTTTGGACATACCCGACAACGACCAGAATCGACCGGACTCAGCTTCCACAAGACAGTAGCCCGAAACGCTACACGAGATCGATTCTAATACTGTCGACGATAGAACAATCCGTACCGAAGGAGGGAGAAGGGGGTGGGATAGCTGACCTACAACCCGCCGATGCGTACCATGCGAGCGAGTTCCACCCGCAGTCGAAACAACTCCACAACCCGCCAACATCGCAGTCACAAACGCCACGACAACCACTGTGCGCACTATGCGAAACCTTGAACTCATGAGCGACGACACCTAACCAATATAGACGGCTCGATACGCCTCAACTCCGACACCTAACCCTCTGCCCCAAAACCATCTCACGTCTAGGGCCACCACTAGTGTCCCTAGTCAAAGTTTCGCTGTGAAATGAGAAGTTCAAAGATTCGGCCCCTGTTGAACCCATTGTACATCTACTCCCTTGGAGGAAGAGGCAATGACAATGGCCAAGCAAATATCCAAAGTAACCCGAGCGGCGAAAGATTCACAAGGGACCAAGAAGCGTACCGGACGTAGACCCACCTATGTCCTCACGTTGAGCGATGAGGACAAAGAGTTCCTCGCATCGGTCATCGCAAAGCGAAGTGCTCGAAGCCGCTCAAGTTGTGCGAGCGAAGATAGCCCTGTTGGCCAATGAGCATGTTAGGCTTCGCGATAAGCGCTGATGAGCTCGATGTCTCTCACTTTACAGTCTCAAAGCGGCCAAGGAGATTCGCCCTCTATGGGGTGAGATCCCTCGGTGATGCACCAAGGTCAGGGGTACCGAGGACCCATGGGGACGACAAGATCGCCGAGATCATCAAACTCACCACCGCGACCACTCCACCTGATGCCTCAACTCATTGGTCAACCAATACGATGGCAGTCGCCGCTGGTGTCTCTCCCTCTACGGTGGGGAGGATATGGCGAACCTTTGGTCTCAAACCTCACATGGTTGAAAGCTTTACTGTGTCTAACGATCCAGAGTTCACTGAAAAGGTCAGAGACGTTGCTGGGATCTATATAAACCCACCGGAGGCGCACGATCGTCCTCTGTGTTGACGAGAGGTGCAAGCCCTCAACCGCACCCAACCCATGCTCCGGGTGGTGCCAGGGGTTCCCCTGCGTCGAGGGACTTCAGTACAAGCGCAGGCGGTATCAGCAACCACAATGTGCGCACTCGATGTCGCCTCCGGCAAGGTAATCACCAAGATGACCGCTGCCCATAGGCCTGTAGAGTTCATCTCAGTTCTTAGAGCTCATCGACAAGAAAGTACCCAAAGAGCTTAAGAGTTCACGTTGTCTTGGACAACTACGCAGCCCATAAGACCGAATCAGTGAGAACCGGGCTCAAGGGGCCGTCCACCCCGGTCTACATCAGAATGGACAATGGACCAGAGTTCATCTCACACGCTCTTTCGAACTGGGCCAAAGAGATGAGCGTCACTCTTTACTTTATCGACCCAGGATCACCCTGGCAGAACGGGAAGTGTGAGTCGTTTAACTCGAGATTACGAGACGAGCTCTTGAACGGTGAACTCTTCACCTCAGTCACCGAGGCGCAATTGTTGACCAATAAATATCGCCATGACTACAACCGGACCCGAGCACATAGCTCCCTCGGTTACCTGAGCCCCCACGAGTTCTTGGCCCTCGACGTGACGACTGAAGAGAATGGTTCTCACGCGGTCGAGTAAACACCGAGGATTCTACGCCGAGAACTACTTCCGGTCTGAAGCAGCATAGGGCCGAGACAAGTAGAATGAACGTGGTCGTCTCACAAACGAAGTGGACCGGGCTCAAGGGGCCGTCCGCTTGCCCACCCAGGATTTCAGTTCCAATTCACACCAACGTACTCATCGCAGATGTTTCAAGTAGAGAGCTGGTTCTAGGGCCCTTACTACAACGCAGCGTCCACCACAGTGTGACCGAACTCAACAGAGGGATTACCAAGTGGGCCAAGGCCCAGAACGAGAACCCTAAGCCTTTCATCAGAGACAAAGAGCGCCGACGAGATCTTCGCTTCTATGCAGAAATATCTGGGTACGATCGTTTCTGAGCAAACTTCTGAGAAAGAACACTAGGGCCGAAGCGAAATCAGGATCAACTAGCCCAACAATCAAGCCTCTCGCACACCGTACATAGTCAAACCAAGACAATTCATCGTTTCGCTCCAATCACTCGGTACACCTCTTGCGTGGGACAACCAAATATGTAGCAAAGAAACCCGAATCCAATAATCCCGACAAAGGACGATCGCCATGACCCAAGTGGAACACACAACACCGCAATAACGGCACACATCAACTACGTATCCACTAAGATCTGCCAAAACTAACCTTGGGCGTAGGAGGCCAGTGTGACCAAGCGTATCTGTATAATCGCCGGAACTAGGCCAGAGGCAATAAAACTCGCACCCGTGATCAATTTACTTCGAGGCGACAATCGCTTTAACGTGACTCTAGTGACCACCGGTCAGCACACTGAAATGTTAGACCAGGCATTCCGTTTCTTCAACATCGAACCCGATCTCAAGTTTTCCGTAATGGAGGCCACACCAGATCTACTCCAACTCACCAGTAATACAGCCCGTGTAATGTCGTCGCTCTTGTCCGATACCACACCAGACATGGTACTAGTTCAAGGAGATACGACAACCGCGATGGTAGCAGCACTTGCATCGTTCTACAGCCATGTTAAGGTAGGGCATGTCGAAGCCGGCCTACGAAGCTTTTCCCTCGCTTTGCCGTTTCCTGAAGAAGCAAACCGCCGTTTAATTTCCGTGATAACCGACATACATTTTGCTCCAACACTCAAGGCAAAACAAAATCTAATCACCGAGGGTATTTCCGCCGAACGAATAGTGGTAACTGGCAACACCGTCATCGATGCTCTATTTTTGGGTGTCAATCATCCGAAACCACTGATTGATCCACTCCTTACACCCATATTGACTTGGCCGGGCCCGATTATTCTCGTCACAGCCCACAGACGCGAGTCTTGGGGGGATGGTCTACGACAAATAGCCAGCGCAATACGCCAATTAATTGCCATACATCCTGATCTACTTTTCGTACTCCCCATGCACCGCAATCCCATCGTGCGGGATACTCTACTAACTGAATTATCCGATAGATCTAACATCATCCTCACCGAACCACTAGAATATGGCGATTTATGTACAGTCTTGAATGCGTCAACACTCGTACTCACTGACAGCGGAGGTCTCCAGGAAGAAGCGCCTGCACTCGGCAAACCCGTCCTCGTGTTACGTACAACCACGGAACGCCCAGAAGGAATAATCTCCGGTCATGCCGTCCTAGTAGGCACATCTCCAAGCATCATTGTAAACAAGATGTGTCAATTGCTTGATGACCAACAACTGTACAACCAAATGAGTACAAAGACAAACCCATACGGCGATGGCAACGCCAGCGCAAGGATCCAGCAGGCCATTGCCGCCTATTTTCACATGGAGACACAGCCCTTGGACTTCACCAGCGCCATCTAACCGACAATCAACGTTAATGGCGCCACCGTAGCCAAACGAACACTCCACTGGTTTAATCTCCTGCGAATTCAAACGGCTCTATTGATTGAGATTCATGTGGATGCCCAGACCCTCATGGAAGGCCCATAGTCCTTGTACGACGGAGGTATTTGGGGCTGAAATGGCTGTATGAGAAACGCGCACGGTTTCTGAGCTCTAAATTTGGTGTTGGAAACCCATCAAAAAGGAGTTCAGAACCGTGCGCGCTACCTCTGTAGTAAAGCAGATGCTGGGACTTCGCAGTGTCAGGAGTCGTCGAGGTTTTAGGGCTCTATTGACATTCATGTGGATAGATTTGGCCTGGATCTGATCCATAGCCCCAGTTCAGTGGGGGTATTTGAGGCTGAAATAGCCACATAAGAAACGCGCACGGTTTCTGAGCTCTAAATTTGGTGTTAGCAACCCATCAAAAAAGGAGTTCAGAACCGTGCGCGCTACCTCTCTAGTTAAGCAGATGCTGGGCCTTCGCAGTGTCACCGTCATCGAGGTTTTAGTTCGTCCACACGAACTGCTGATAAAACTCAGGCTTACCCGATCGCGGTTGGTATGCCCTAAGTGCTCCTATACGACCCGGTCCTGTTATGACACGAGAACGCTCGACTCCCGATGGAGACACCTCGACATCGGGATTCACCAGACGTGGCTCTCGTGCCAGCTGAGACGACTCCGGTGTCCAACCCACGGGGTAATCACTGAGGCAGTACCATTTGCCCGACCAGTTGGGGAGTCGCGGTTTACGAGGGACTTCGAGCACTTGGTAGCTTGGGCATGTGCCAAGATGGATAAGACCACGGTGACAAAACTGCTCAGAGTCGCCTGGCGTACGGTAGGAACGATCTGTGAACGAGTCGTCACGCCAAGAGCTCGATCCCAACCGTCTTGATGACCTCTTCATTCTCGGGGTTGACGAGATCAGTTATCGCAAACACCACAACTACTTAACGCTTGTCACCAATCACGAGACGGGCAAGATCGTCTACGGGGCAGAGGGGAAAAGTGCCAAGAGCCTAGATGAATTCTTCGATGACCTGGGTGAAGAACGGATTGCCAAGATCAAAGCAGCCACCATGGATCTCGGTCCAGCCTTTGCCAAGGCCTTCCGCGAGAAGGCACCTAACGTCCAAATCTGTCTCGATCCATTTCATGTGGTTAAGTTGGGAACCGAGGCCCTAGGAAGGTGGTGTCTTTCTCGCTGATATGGACCGACCAAGGCTGAGACTGCGATTTGGGCGATTGCTCCTCCAGTGAATCACGATCGCGCTCTGGCCGTACATCGCAGTTGACTCTGTCTGATCGTTTGGAATTTGGGGGTATTGTTGTCCCTGATAAGTTGCAAAAGTCCTGGTCATACGGTAGAATTGAGGTATAGAAGCACCTTATGAGGAGTGACCATTGTCCCTTGGTATTGCAGATTCCCAATCTAACTTCTTTGACGATATGGCCCAGTTCTGTGAGAAGACTCTCCCAAAGGATTCCATCTATGCCTTCTTACACGATGAGCGCAACCGGCTCTTTCCTGATGAGGCCTTTGCCGATCTCTTCTCCGGGAGAGGACGCCAATCAGTCCCCCCATCGGTGATAGCAACGGTCATGGTGCTCCAACGTCTGGAGGGATGCTCAGATCGTGAAGCAACAGAGCGCTACGCTTTCGATGCCCGCTGGCGTTATGCGGCTGGAGTCGGTAGCTACGATGTCTCAGCTTGGCCGGTCTTCTCTCACACGGTACTCGTCGACTTTCGAGAGCGCCTACGCAGATCAGATAAGCCTGACAGGGTCTTTGAGATCTCTCTTCAAGCTGCACGTGCAGCTGGGCTAGTGGGGCGCAAACGGGTACTTGATTCTACACCTCTCTATGACGCGGTAGCTACCATGGACACCATCACCTTGATACGCTCGGCAATACGCAACCTTCTCAAGGTCGCTGATAGATCCCTTAGAGATTCACTCGTTAGGGTGCTCACCAGCGGGGATGACTACGCAAGTTCTGCCAAACCAACCATTGACTGGGATGATCGAGATGCCCAGGCAGAGCTCATCGACTCTCGAGCTAAAGATGCCTATGCCTGCCTGGTAGTACTTGAAGCCAAGGAGCTCACGCCCGAGGTGAACCAGGCGGCACACCTCCTTGCAACCGTCGTTGGCCAGGACTTAGAACAAGATGATGACGGCAGCTTCCATATAGCTAGGAGGGTCGCAAAGGACCGGATCATCTCCACGGTTGACCCAGAGGCTCGTCATGGACATAAGACCACCCATC
It includes:
- a CDS encoding transposase produces the protein MNESSRQELDPNRLDDLFILGVDEISYRKHHNYLTLVTNHETGKIVYGAEGKSAKSLDEFFDDLGEERIAKIKAATMDLGPAFAKAFREKAPNAQICLDPFHVVKVRHEAPCIPAVMKGHRLLGC
- a CDS encoding transposase family protein, with the translated sequence MRATSLVKQMLGLRSVTVIEVLVRPHELLVKLRLTRSRLVCPKCSYATRACYDTRTLDSRWRHLDIGTHQTWLSCQLRRLRCPTHGVITEAVPFARPVGESRFTRDFEHLVAWGCAKMTVPNDSDHA
- a CDS encoding class E sortase, yielding MNYRRIVRILAVVLMCAGIYVLGFVPYALFVSHHSAVVAQDRLQRALAKGLKTKSLPLGSTDSSIPQVRWPTEIPTGTPIARLSIPSAGILNDVVVEGAQKVQLEEGPGHYAGTAMPGNAGNIALAGHRTTWLHPFYNLPDVGIGDRIVLEVGKHVWVYRVVDRAVVSPTDVSVLQPLRGWYITLTTCTPLYSAADRFIVRGVLSIGATLAANSSVHSSAPSNFQVRSLPSSKAVLPAVPGYLLPIWLGVAACCVLGAFVVTRRVLAIRVVLLVLAAVAAFESYGVALNLLPRTW
- a CDS encoding helix-turn-helix domain-containing protein — encoded protein: MSMLGFAISADELDVSHFTVSKRPRRFALYGVRSLGDAPRSGVPRTHGDDKIAEIIKLTTATTPPDASTHWSTNTMAVAAGVSPSTVGRIWRTFGLKPHMVESFTVSNDPEFTEKVRDVAGIYINPPEAHDRPLC
- a CDS encoding integrase core domain-containing protein; the protein is MDNYAAHKTESVRTGLKGPSTPVYIRMDNGPEFISHALSNWAKEMSVTLYFIDPGSPWQNGKCESFNSRLRDELLNGELFTSVTEAQLLTNKYRHDYNRTRAHSSLGYLSPHEFLALDVTTEENGSHAVE
- the wecB gene encoding non-hydrolyzing UDP-N-acetylglucosamine 2-epimerase, whose product is MTKRICIIAGTRPEAIKLAPVINLLRGDNRFNVTLVTTGQHTEMLDQAFRFFNIEPDLKFSVMEATPDLLQLTSNTARVMSSLLSDTTPDMVLVQGDTTTAMVAALASFYSHVKVGHVEAGLRSFSLALPFPEEANRRLISVITDIHFAPTLKAKQNLITEGISAERIVVTGNTVIDALFLGVNHPKPLIDPLLTPILTWPGPIILVTAHRRESWGDGLRQIASAIRQLIAIHPDLLFVLPMHRNPIVRDTLLTELSDRSNIILTEPLEYGDLCTVLNASTLVLTDSGGLQEEAPALGKPVLVLRTTTERPEGIISGHAVLVGTSPSIIVNKMCQLLDDQQLYNQMSTKTNPYGDGNASARIQQAIAAYFHMETQPLDFTSAI
- a CDS encoding helix-turn-helix domain-containing protein, with translation MRATSLVKQMLGLRSVTVIEVLVRPHELLIKLRLTRSRLVCPKCSYTTRSCYDTRTLDSRWRHLDIGIHQTWLSCQLRRLRCPTHGVITEAVPFARPVGESRFTRDFEHLVAWACAKMDKTTVTKLLRVAWRTVGTICERVVTPRARSQPS
- a CDS encoding transposase produces the protein MNESSRQELDPNRLDDLFILGVDEISYRKHHNYLTLVTNHETGKIVYGAEGKSAKSLDEFFDDLGEERIAKIKAATMDLGPAFAKAFREKAPNVQICLDPFHVVKLGTEALGRWCLSR
- a CDS encoding transposase → MSLGIADSQSNFFDDMAQFCEKTLPKDSIYAFLHDERNRLFPDEAFADLFSGRGRQSVPPSVIATVMVLQRLEGCSDREATERYAFDARWRYAAGVGSYDVSAWPVFSHTVLVDFRERLRRSDKPDRVFEISLQAARAAGLVGRKRVLDSTPLYDAVATMDTITLIRSAIRNLLKVADRSLRDSLVRVLTSGDDYASSAKPTIDWDDRDAQAELIDSRAKDAYACLVVLEAKELTPEVNQAAHLLATVVGQDLEQDDDGSFHIARRVAKDRIISTVDPEARHGHKTTHHKFDGYKGHIAIDPDSEIITSTIVTPGNAGDASAAQDLIGDLLEDQGSVGSDDLIVGADLANRSDPTEDVDEIDRPTVYGDNAYGTGSFHDRLEQAGIDSRCKTQDPVGELFTKERFDINLTDDTVTCPAGVRVSINRNRHGGGVAKFVEACTPCQMRDQCTSATQGRTISINSHEAALTRARNRQRDPVWRDDYRATRPKVERKFAHLMRRKHGGRRARVRGLLRVGNDFSLLAGAANLARMAKLQARSNPCGGWEVVM